Proteins found in one Pseudopipra pipra isolate bDixPip1 chromosome 19, bDixPip1.hap1, whole genome shotgun sequence genomic segment:
- the CCDC61 gene encoding centrosomal protein CCDC61 isoform X1, which translates to MAEPRYLQADCTFRPGTHTVRVTLARTALQVEVEAHGTADLWRGEFDAAFIEDLTRKTGNFKQFGIFCSMLESALMQSSESVSLELLTYADLETLRSRKVGAIARPPPSSSSPLSTKRYLILVYSVEFDRIHYPLPLPYVGRPDLATLVRELREELARLRARRLEEIQHLRDVLRQALEEKRVAEARHQREHRQLAAQLAEAKASEQRLQLRVKSLTAELASCRRGRRTSASTAPCPQERRSASLESHRSSRGRPSLRSPSPAGSRLPRFDPTAFVRARQRRQKEAELRNQRHRAAFGSSSPVRSHGRSSSATSFRSWCSAVSSGSKGSECPEAMPHRDRRVTHTQRPLSTSSCNGPCMAPRLAASHKVPIRSAAGKRPGKENHSEEPSAELAEIDARLWALQEYMDSLDTCM; encoded by the exons ATGGCGGAGCCGCGGTACCTGCAGGCCGACTGCACTTTTCGGCCCGGGACGCACACGGTGCGGGTGACTCTGGCTCGCACTGCGCTGCAGGTGGAGGTGGAGGCTCACGGTACCGCCGACCTGTGGAGGGGCGAGTTCGATGCCGCTT TCATCGAGGACCTGACCCGCAAAACGGGGAATTTCAAGCAGTTTGGCATTTTCTGCAGCATGCTGGAGTCAGCACTGATGCAG AGCAGCGAGTCCGTCAGCCTGGAGCTCCTCACCTACGCCGACCTGGAGACCCTGCGTAGCCGGAAAGTGGGGGCAATCGCCCGgcctcccccttcctcctcttcccccctcaGCACCAAGCGCTACCTTATCCTCGTCTATTCTGTGGAGTTTGATAG GATCCACTACCCGCTGCCACTGCCTTATGTCGGGCGGCCAGACCTTGCCACACTGGTGCGGGAGTTGCGGGAGGAGCTGGCACGGCTCCGGGCCCGACGCCTGGAGGAGATCCAGCACCTGCGGGACGT GCTGCGACAGGCACTGGAGGAGAAGCGGGTGGCAGAGGCCCGGCATCAGCGTGAGCACCGTCAGCTGGCTGCCCag CTGGCCGAGGCAAAGGCAtcagagcagaggctgcagctgcGGGTGAAGAGCCTGACAGCCGAACTGGCCTCCTGCAGGAGGGG CCGCCGGACATCTGCCAGCACGGCCCCCTGCCCCCAGGAGCGACGCTCGGCATCCCTGGAGAGCCACAGGAGCAGCCGGGGCCGCCCTTCTCTGCGATCCCCATCACCTGCAG GCTCCCGCCTCCCACGCTTCGACCCCACTGCCTTCGTCAGGGCCCGGCAGCGACGGCAGAAGGAGGCTGAGCTCAGAAA CCAGCGGCACAGGgcagcttttggcagctccagtcCGGTGAGGAGCCATGGGCGCAGCTCGTCGG CCACAAGCTTCCGGAGCTGGTGCTCGGCAGTGAGCTCTGGCAGCAAAGGCAGTGAGTGCCCCGAGGCCATGCCCCACAG ggacaggagggtgACCCATACCCAGAGACCCCTGAGCACCTCGTCCTGCAATGGCCCCTGTATG GCACCTCGCCTGGCTGCCAGTCACAAGGTGCCCATACGCAGTGCTGCTGGCAAGCGCCCTGGTAAAG AGAACCACTCTGAGGAGCCCTCGGCTGAGCTGGCTGAGATTGATGCCCGGCTGTGGGCGCTGCAAGAGTACATGGACAGCCTGGACACCTGCATGTGA
- the CCDC61 gene encoding centrosomal protein CCDC61 isoform X2 produces the protein MPLSSESVSLELLTYADLETLRSRKVGAIARPPPSSSSPLSTKRYLILVYSVEFDRIHYPLPLPYVGRPDLATLVRELREELARLRARRLEEIQHLRDVLRQALEEKRVAEARHQREHRQLAAQLAEAKASEQRLQLRVKSLTAELASCRRGRRTSASTAPCPQERRSASLESHRSSRGRPSLRSPSPAGSRLPRFDPTAFVRARQRRQKEAELRNQRHRAAFGSSSPVRSHGRSSSATSFRSWCSAVSSGSKGSECPEAMPHRDRRVTHTQRPLSTSSCNGPCMAPRLAASHKVPIRSAAGKRPGKENHSEEPSAELAEIDARLWALQEYMDSLDTCM, from the exons ATGCCGCTT AGCAGCGAGTCCGTCAGCCTGGAGCTCCTCACCTACGCCGACCTGGAGACCCTGCGTAGCCGGAAAGTGGGGGCAATCGCCCGgcctcccccttcctcctcttcccccctcaGCACCAAGCGCTACCTTATCCTCGTCTATTCTGTGGAGTTTGATAG GATCCACTACCCGCTGCCACTGCCTTATGTCGGGCGGCCAGACCTTGCCACACTGGTGCGGGAGTTGCGGGAGGAGCTGGCACGGCTCCGGGCCCGACGCCTGGAGGAGATCCAGCACCTGCGGGACGT GCTGCGACAGGCACTGGAGGAGAAGCGGGTGGCAGAGGCCCGGCATCAGCGTGAGCACCGTCAGCTGGCTGCCCag CTGGCCGAGGCAAAGGCAtcagagcagaggctgcagctgcGGGTGAAGAGCCTGACAGCCGAACTGGCCTCCTGCAGGAGGGG CCGCCGGACATCTGCCAGCACGGCCCCCTGCCCCCAGGAGCGACGCTCGGCATCCCTGGAGAGCCACAGGAGCAGCCGGGGCCGCCCTTCTCTGCGATCCCCATCACCTGCAG GCTCCCGCCTCCCACGCTTCGACCCCACTGCCTTCGTCAGGGCCCGGCAGCGACGGCAGAAGGAGGCTGAGCTCAGAAA CCAGCGGCACAGGgcagcttttggcagctccagtcCGGTGAGGAGCCATGGGCGCAGCTCGTCGG CCACAAGCTTCCGGAGCTGGTGCTCGGCAGTGAGCTCTGGCAGCAAAGGCAGTGAGTGCCCCGAGGCCATGCCCCACAG ggacaggagggtgACCCATACCCAGAGACCCCTGAGCACCTCGTCCTGCAATGGCCCCTGTATG GCACCTCGCCTGGCTGCCAGTCACAAGGTGCCCATACGCAGTGCTGCTGGCAAGCGCCCTGGTAAAG AGAACCACTCTGAGGAGCCCTCGGCTGAGCTGGCTGAGATTGATGCCCGGCTGTGGGCGCTGCAAGAGTACATGGACAGCCTGGACACCTGCATGTGA
- the BLOC1S3 gene encoding biogenesis of lysosome-related organelles complex 1 subunit 3 — protein MPNEGTSGLPPRGTHDVKATWSSHHVTCGVRGQEAMAAPRPLTVVPGEASESDSEQELLVGAAAGAPGAGLKVPGEASETEEEEEEEHRPKTSPVLAEEPATVWGGGRGSPSLLQQRLREGTGRLQGAVGSALRQSYGSAARSLGGLEGALGRAQVTAAAAAHCLRLARRDLRAVADTIDIVTACRLLPDIRVQL, from the exons ATGCCGAATGAAGGCACTTCCGGATTACCGCCGCGCGGCACACATGATGTGAAGGCCACGTGGTCCTCCCATCATGTGACCTGCGGCGTTCGCGGGCAGGAG GCCAtggccgccccccgccccctcACGGTGGTGCCGGGCGAAGCCTCCGAGAGCGACtcggagcaggagctgctggtgggggcggcggcgggagcccccggggccgggctgaAGGTGCCGGGCGAAGCCTCTGAGAccgaagaggaggaggaggaggagcataGACCGAAGACATCCCCGGTGCTGGCGGAGGAGCCGGCGACGGTTtgggggggcgggcgggggagCCCCTCGCTGCTGCAGCAGCGGCTGCGGGAGGGGACGGGGCGGCTGCAGGGGGCGGTGGGCAGCGCCCTGCGGCAGAGCTACGGCAGCGCCGCCCGGAGCttgggggggctggagggggccCTAGGCCGGGCGCAGGtgaccgccgccgccgccgctcacTGCCTGCGCCTGGCCCGCCGCGACCTGCGCGCTGTGGCCGACACCATCGACATCGTCACGGCCTGTCGCCTCCTGCCCGACATCCGCGTACAGCTCTGA